The following coding sequences lie in one Chloroflexota bacterium genomic window:
- a CDS encoding DEAD/DEAH box helicase produces the protein MASRTQHPVLSQFHPIVGGWFASRFAEPTKAQVRGWPAIQSGKDTLIAAPTGSGKTLAAFLNCIDALVRQGLAGDLEDATQVLYVSPLKALSNDIQKNLQQPLQEIRDLLMQAGLPAPDIRVMVRTGDTTAKDRAAMTKRPPHIIVTTPESFYILLTSKGGRAMLKGVRTVIVDEIHAVADDRRGLHLAISLERLDALTGRRAVRIGLSATQSPIEEVARFLVGTERSGNEGQKESPSPLGLRSSSSPLEGEERSEAVAAPQCAIVNEGHIRKLDLALELPSQPLTAVMSLETWEEVFDRLAELINRHRTTLIFTNTRRLAERLSLQLTKRLGEGHVTSHHGSLSKEQRLKAEQRLKAGELKALIATASLEMGIDIGSIDLVCQIGSTRAIATFLQRVGRSGHTLGALPKGRLFPVTRDDLIECASLIWATRQGKLDRLAVPQNALDIVAQQIVAAATTEEWSEDALYRLITGAYPYRSLPRREFDAVVRMLAEGYSTRRGRRSAHIHYDGVGRRVTARRGARLAAVTSGGAIPENADYDVVLEPQGAVVGTLNEDFAIESMPGDIFQLGISSWKILRVEPGKVRVEDAKGQPPTIPFWLGEAPARTAELSGEVSRLRAELERRIADPEKAKAWLMQETGISREAAEQIADYIAATKIALGVVPTQEQLVLERFFDDSGGMQLVLHAPFGGRINRAWGLALRKKLCRTFNQELQAAATEDNIVLSLGPQHSFPLADVFQYLKSDSTEYLLTQALLAAPMFQTRWRWNVTRSLAVLRSEKGKKVPTNLQRMRADDLLGAAFPQQVACAENITGDIEIPDHPIVKQTVDDCLHEAMDIEGLLAILHNVESGRITLVAKDTTEPSPMAHEIITAKPYAFLDDAPLEERRTMAVQTRRVLDVASARDLAALDPAAIARVREEAWPQAETADELHDALTLLGYLTEAEAKPWQSLLDQLAGAKRAAKLGGAAAPKVWIAAERLPQFEAIFPGVATSPPIEAPQRERARTWEREEALREIARSRLEGLGPVFNHALAASLGVPVSDIDFALTALESEGFAIRGPMSPGAGEGEWCDRRLLARIHRYTLDKLRKEIEPATAAQYVRFLFAWQHVARESRLQGASGLAKLVEELQGFQAPAGAWESDIFAARMEKYSGTFLDELCFSGQVAWGRLFPPSNGDSRKSGPTKSSPVSIMLRQDLTSWLAIAPHVNGEAKLSGLAEELRAHLEQRGASFFQELVHATRRLPTEVRNALGELVGAGLITGDGFAGLRGLISAGRSEASRRHPPKWFGVAQPSALPAATGRWSLFRTRTEAQHDHSHAADFWARQLLRRYGIVFFRVALRETGLPPWRDILRVYRRMEARGDIRGGRFVDSFTGEQYALPEAVEAIRAVRRGQPEGRFIGISAADPLNLVGIATPGEKVPALASNRIVFRDGMPIATRVVGAVAYLAEVEEREKPLILAALRG, from the coding sequence ATGGCATCCCGGACACAACATCCCGTCCTCTCCCAGTTCCACCCCATCGTGGGCGGGTGGTTCGCCTCGCGCTTCGCCGAGCCGACGAAGGCCCAGGTGCGCGGCTGGCCTGCAATCCAATCAGGGAAAGACACCCTCATCGCCGCGCCCACCGGGTCGGGCAAGACTCTGGCCGCCTTCCTCAACTGCATAGATGCGCTGGTGCGGCAGGGGCTCGCAGGCGATCTGGAAGATGCCACCCAGGTCCTCTATGTCTCGCCGCTCAAGGCCCTCAGCAACGATATCCAGAAGAATCTCCAACAGCCTCTCCAGGAGATCCGCGACCTCCTGATGCAAGCGGGACTGCCCGCGCCCGATATCCGCGTCATGGTGCGCACCGGCGATACGACGGCGAAGGACCGGGCCGCCATGACCAAGCGCCCGCCGCATATCATCGTCACCACGCCGGAGTCCTTCTACATCCTGCTCACGAGCAAGGGCGGCCGCGCGATGCTCAAGGGCGTGCGCACCGTGATCGTGGACGAGATCCACGCCGTCGCCGACGATCGGCGCGGCCTCCACCTGGCGATCAGCCTGGAGCGCCTGGATGCGCTGACGGGGAGGCGCGCGGTGCGCATCGGCCTTTCCGCCACGCAGAGCCCCATCGAAGAGGTGGCGCGATTCCTGGTGGGGACTGAGCGGAGCGGGAACGAGGGGCAGAAAGAGTCACCCTCCCCTCTCGGGCTACGCTCGAGTTCCTCTCCCCTCGAGGGCGAGGAGAGAAGCGAAGCGGTCGCCGCGCCTCAGTGCGCCATCGTCAACGAAGGGCACATCCGCAAGCTGGACCTGGCGCTGGAGCTGCCCTCGCAGCCGCTCACGGCCGTGATGTCCCTGGAGACCTGGGAAGAGGTCTTCGACCGCCTCGCCGAGCTCATCAACCGGCACAGGACAACCCTCATCTTCACCAACACGCGCCGCCTGGCGGAACGCCTATCGCTCCAGCTCACCAAGCGCCTGGGCGAAGGGCATGTCACCTCGCACCACGGGAGCCTCTCGAAGGAGCAGCGCCTCAAGGCCGAGCAGCGATTGAAGGCGGGCGAGCTGAAAGCCCTCATCGCCACGGCATCCCTGGAGATGGGCATAGACATCGGCTCCATTGACCTGGTCTGCCAGATCGGCTCAACCCGCGCCATCGCCACCTTCCTCCAGCGCGTGGGCCGCTCCGGCCACACCCTCGGCGCGCTCCCCAAGGGGCGACTCTTCCCCGTCACGCGCGACGACCTCATCGAATGCGCATCCCTCATCTGGGCCACCCGCCAGGGCAAGCTGGACAGGCTCGCCGTCCCGCAGAACGCCCTGGACATCGTGGCCCAGCAGATCGTCGCCGCCGCGACCACGGAGGAGTGGAGCGAGGATGCGCTCTACAGGCTCATCACAGGGGCCTACCCCTATCGCAGTCTCCCGCGCCGGGAGTTCGATGCCGTCGTGCGCATGCTGGCCGAGGGCTACTCCACCCGGCGCGGACGGCGCAGCGCTCACATCCACTACGATGGCGTGGGCCGCCGCGTCACGGCCCGTCGCGGGGCGCGCCTGGCCGCCGTCACCTCCGGCGGCGCAATCCCGGAGAACGCCGATTACGACGTGGTGCTGGAGCCCCAGGGCGCGGTGGTCGGCACGCTGAATGAAGATTTCGCCATCGAAAGCATGCCGGGAGACATCTTCCAGCTCGGCATCTCCTCCTGGAAGATCCTTCGCGTGGAGCCGGGGAAGGTGCGCGTGGAAGATGCCAAGGGCCAGCCGCCCACGATCCCCTTTTGGCTTGGCGAAGCCCCTGCGCGGACGGCGGAGCTCTCCGGCGAAGTCTCCAGGCTCAGAGCCGAGCTGGAGCGGCGCATAGCCGACCCGGAAAAGGCCAAGGCCTGGCTGATGCAGGAGACCGGCATCAGCCGGGAGGCGGCGGAACAGATCGCCGACTATATCGCCGCGACCAAGATCGCCCTCGGCGTCGTGCCCACCCAGGAGCAGTTGGTCCTGGAGCGCTTCTTCGATGACAGCGGCGGCATGCAGTTGGTCCTGCACGCTCCCTTCGGCGGGCGCATCAATCGCGCCTGGGGTCTGGCCCTCCGCAAGAAGTTATGCCGCACCTTCAATCAGGAGCTTCAGGCCGCGGCGACGGAAGACAATATCGTCCTCTCCCTGGGGCCCCAGCACAGCTTTCCCTTGGCGGACGTCTTCCAATATCTGAAGTCGGACTCCACCGAGTATCTCCTCACCCAGGCTCTGCTCGCCGCGCCCATGTTCCAGACGCGCTGGCGGTGGAACGTGACGCGGTCGCTGGCCGTCCTCCGCTCGGAGAAGGGAAAGAAGGTCCCGACAAACCTTCAACGCATGCGGGCCGACGACCTCCTGGGCGCCGCCTTCCCGCAGCAAGTAGCCTGCGCCGAAAATATCACGGGCGACATCGAGATACCGGACCACCCCATCGTGAAGCAGACCGTGGACGATTGCCTGCACGAGGCGATGGACATCGAAGGCCTGCTGGCCATCCTCCACAACGTGGAGTCCGGCCGGATCACGCTGGTGGCGAAGGACACCACCGAGCCTTCGCCCATGGCCCATGAAATCATCACCGCCAAGCCCTACGCCTTCCTGGACGATGCCCCGTTGGAGGAGCGCCGCACCATGGCCGTGCAGACGCGCCGCGTCCTGGACGTGGCCTCCGCGCGGGACCTGGCGGCCCTGGATCCCGCCGCCATCGCCCGCGTGCGCGAAGAGGCCTGGCCCCAGGCGGAGACTGCCGACGAGCTGCACGACGCCCTTACCCTCCTCGGCTATCTGACGGAGGCGGAGGCGAAGCCGTGGCAAAGCCTCCTGGACCAGCTCGCCGGGGCGAAGCGCGCGGCGAAGCTCGGTGGAGCCGCCGCGCCGAAGGTCTGGATCGCGGCGGAGCGCCTGCCGCAGTTCGAGGCCATCTTCCCCGGCGTGGCAACTTCGCCGCCTATCGAAGCTCCCCAGCGTGAACGCGCGCGTACGTGGGAGCGGGAGGAGGCCCTGCGCGAGATCGCGCGGAGCCGCCTGGAGGGCCTTGGCCCGGTCTTCAATCATGCCCTCGCGGCATCCCTTGGCGTGCCGGTGAGCGATATTGACTTCGCCCTCACGGCCCTGGAATCGGAAGGCTTCGCCATCCGAGGGCCCATGAGCCCCGGCGCAGGCGAAGGCGAATGGTGCGACCGGAGACTCCTGGCACGCATCCACCGCTACACCCTGGACAAGCTCCGCAAGGAGATCGAACCCGCGACGGCGGCGCAGTACGTGCGCTTCCTCTTCGCCTGGCAGCACGTGGCGCGCGAGTCTCGACTGCAAGGCGCAAGCGGCCTGGCGAAGCTGGTGGAGGAGCTCCAGGGCTTCCAAGCCCCCGCCGGAGCCTGGGAGAGCGATATCTTCGCCGCGCGCATGGAGAAATACAGCGGGACCTTCCTCGATGAGCTCTGTTTCTCCGGCCAGGTGGCCTGGGGACGGCTCTTCCCGCCCTCGAACGGCGACTCGCGCAAGTCGGGCCCCACCAAGTCGTCGCCCGTCTCCATCATGCTGCGGCAAGACCTGACAAGCTGGCTCGCCATCGCGCCCCACGTCAACGGCGAGGCGAAGCTGAGCGGCCTCGCCGAAGAGCTGCGCGCGCACCTGGAGCAGCGCGGCGCGAGCTTCTTCCAGGAGCTTGTCCACGCCACGCGCCGTCTGCCCACGGAGGTGCGCAACGCCCTGGGCGAGCTGGTGGGCGCGGGCCTCATCACCGGCGATGGCTTCGCCGGCCTTCGCGGGCTGATCTCAGCAGGGCGAAGCGAGGCTTCCAGGCGTCACCCGCCCAAGTGGTTTGGCGTGGCGCAGCCCTCGGCCCTCCCTGCGGCAACGGGACGCTGGTCGCTTTTCAGGACGCGCACAGAGGCCCAGCACGACCACAGCCATGCCGCCGACTTTTGGGCGCGGCAGCTCCTGCGCCGCTACGGCATCGTCTTCTTCCGCGTGGCCCTTCGCGAGACGGGGCTGCCCCCCTGGCGCGATATCCTGCGGGTCTACCGCAGGATGGAGGCCCGGGGCGATATCCGAGGCGGGCGCTTCGTGGACAGCTTCACCGGGGAGCAGTACGCCCTGCCCGAAGCCGTCGAGGCCATCCGGGCGGTTCGCCGGGGGCAGCCGGAGGGCCGGTTCATCGGCATCAGTGCCGCAGACCCGCTGAACCTGGTAGGTATCGCGACGCCCGGCGAAAAGGTCCCGGCGCTGGCAAGCAATCGCATCGTCTTCCGGGACGGCATGCCTATCGCGACTCGGGTGGTGGGCGCCGTGGCCTACCTGGCAGAGGTGGAGGAGCGGGAGAAGCCGCTCATCCTGGCGGCGCTGCGGGGATAG